The following proteins come from a genomic window of Mariniflexile sp. TRM1-10:
- a CDS encoding queuosine precursor transporter — protein sequence MTSKDKLAAQQIYMLLGALFITSLVVSNLIFQKFFYWHPFDMEVFGSKLFIVSVGILPYPITFLITDLISEIYGKKRANQVVVTGIFASLFSVLIVYVADIVPAVSDSPINNSVFNNVFGRTILAVGASMTAYLFAQFVDIQIYHFWKRVTKGKHLWLRNNFSTFLSQFVDTFSVVFLLCFFEVLPWSMFKGLLISGFLFKVLIAICDTPLLYLAVFLFKKRFKLKAHEEIQLL from the coding sequence GTTGGTAGTTTCAAACCTTATCTTTCAAAAATTCTTCTATTGGCATCCTTTCGATATGGAGGTTTTTGGAAGCAAACTATTTATTGTTTCGGTGGGTATTTTGCCCTACCCCATTACGTTTTTAATAACCGATTTAATTAGTGAAATTTACGGAAAAAAACGTGCCAACCAAGTGGTGGTGACCGGTATTTTTGCGTCACTGTTTTCTGTTTTAATTGTGTATGTTGCCGATATAGTCCCTGCGGTTTCTGATTCTCCTATTAACAATTCGGTATTTAATAATGTTTTTGGACGTACCATTTTAGCTGTTGGAGCAAGTATGACTGCCTACCTCTTTGCACAGTTTGTAGATATTCAAATCTATCATTTCTGGAAACGGGTAACCAAAGGGAAACATTTATGGCTGCGTAATAATTTTTCAACCTTTTTATCGCAATTTGTGGATACTTTTTCGGTTGTTTTCTTATTGTGCTTTTTTGAGGTGCTTCCTTGGAGCATGTTTAAAGGCCTGCTTATTAGCGGGTTTTTATTTAAAGTATTAATTGCTATTTGCGACACACCTCTTTTGTATTTAGCTGTGTTTTTATTCAAAAAACGTTTCAAACTTAAAGCACATGAAGAGATCCAACTTC